Proteins encoded together in one Thermococcus barophilus MP window:
- a CDS encoding inorganic phosphate transporter — protein MDGIVIAALAVGFYIAWNIGANDSANAMGTAVGAGVLSFRQATFTIAVFVLLGAYLKGYKVMKTVGKGIVPEGYLTIEMAIIALLAAGVWVTIATIKGLPVSTTQAIVGGVVGVGLAIHAPIRWFTLSKIAAAWVVSPIVAGILAMILYKFYGYLINQMRSLGRIELLYKWLAVLGGSYMAFNFGANEVANATGPLVGAGFLEPRVAGIFGALSLALGSLTFSYAVMYTVGKKITALGPASAFAAQFGSAIAVSLANILGLPVSSSQAIVGGVVGVGIITGEGIDKSTIKDIIFGWVATPTTAIIIALIIFHIFRFAGMI, from the coding sequence ATGGACGGAATAGTGATAGCAGCACTTGCCGTTGGCTTTTACATCGCCTGGAACATAGGAGCAAACGATTCAGCCAATGCTATGGGAACCGCAGTGGGGGCAGGGGTTCTAAGCTTCAGACAAGCCACCTTTACGATTGCAGTATTCGTTCTCCTTGGAGCTTACCTAAAAGGTTACAAGGTCATGAAGACCGTTGGAAAGGGAATTGTGCCCGAAGGATACCTAACAATTGAGATGGCAATCATAGCCCTTTTAGCTGCTGGGGTTTGGGTAACCATTGCAACGATTAAGGGGCTTCCGGTTTCTACAACTCAGGCTATAGTGGGGGGAGTTGTAGGGGTTGGCCTGGCGATCCATGCCCCCATAAGATGGTTTACCCTCTCTAAAATTGCTGCAGCATGGGTAGTTTCACCCATCGTTGCTGGAATTCTTGCAATGATTTTGTACAAATTTTATGGATATCTAATCAATCAGATGAGAAGCCTCGGACGTATTGAGCTTTTGTACAAATGGCTGGCTGTCCTTGGTGGTTCATACATGGCTTTCAACTTTGGGGCAAATGAGGTGGCAAATGCCACTGGACCACTGGTTGGGGCAGGATTTTTAGAGCCAAGGGTTGCTGGGATTTTTGGAGCTTTGAGTTTAGCCCTGGGCTCTTTAACCTTCAGCTATGCTGTGATGTACACCGTTGGAAAGAAGATAACAGCTTTAGGTCCTGCTTCAGCTTTTGCCGCCCAGTTTGGCTCAGCCATTGCCGTGAGTTTAGCCAACATCTTAGGTTTGCCAGTAAGCTCAAGTCAGGCAATTGTGGGTGGAGTCGTGGGGGTTGGTATAATAACAGGAGAAGGGATTGACAAATCGACTATAAAAGATATTATCTTTGGATGGGTTGCAACGCCAACGACTGCTATAATAATTGCCCTGATAATATTCCACATCTTTAGATTTGCAGGGATGATTTAA
- a CDS encoding RNA methyltransferase: MKVAVILVEPEYQMNIGFVARAMKNFDVKELILVNPPELRGEAYKFAMHAKDVLENAKIVKTVDEALKIVDVAVGTTGISGKVYLPERTPISPEEFAKRAFLYGGKIGIFFGRESKGLSNEELEKMDFTVTIPTSEEYPVMNLSHAVAVVLYEIYKQRVKAEISTEENRHLRKATREEKDILVKYWSELLETLNYPKDPIRRKYFTIMLRRVIGRSFIYAREIYSLYGPLRLAIEKIKRYENDKH, encoded by the coding sequence ATGAAAGTTGCAGTGATTTTAGTGGAGCCAGAGTATCAGATGAACATTGGTTTTGTTGCAAGGGCAATGAAAAATTTTGACGTTAAAGAGCTGATATTAGTTAATCCGCCGGAACTTAGGGGTGAGGCGTATAAATTTGCGATGCACGCCAAAGATGTCTTGGAAAATGCAAAAATAGTCAAAACCGTAGATGAAGCATTGAAAATCGTTGATGTGGCTGTGGGAACAACAGGGATAAGCGGTAAGGTTTATCTTCCTGAGAGGACGCCTATAAGTCCTGAGGAGTTTGCAAAGAGAGCCTTTTTATACGGTGGCAAAATTGGGATTTTCTTTGGCAGGGAAAGCAAAGGCCTGAGCAATGAAGAACTGGAAAAAATGGACTTTACAGTTACAATCCCGACAAGTGAGGAGTATCCTGTGATGAACCTAAGCCATGCTGTTGCTGTTGTTCTCTATGAGATTTACAAGCAGCGGGTAAAAGCGGAAATCTCCACAGAAGAGAACAGGCATTTAAGAAAAGCTACCAGAGAAGAGAAGGACATTTTGGTTAAATACTGGAGCGAGCTTTTGGAAACCCTAAATTATCCAAAAGACCCAATAAGGCGGAAATACTTTACCATAATGTTACGCCGTGTCATTGGCAGGTCGTTCATATATGCAAGGGAGATCTACTCCCTATATGGCCCTTTAAGGCTGGCAATCGAAAAAATCAAGAGGTATGAAAATGATAAGCATTGA
- a CDS encoding nascent polypeptide-associated complex protein, protein MKGMNPKQMKRMMKQLGIKMEELEGVKEVVIRFENKEIIIREPVVTAIVAMGEKSYQIVGKEEVREVVNIPEEDIKLVMEQTGVDYETAKKALEETKGDLAEAILKLQET, encoded by the coding sequence ATGAAAGGCATGAACCCAAAGCAGATGAAGAGGATGATGAAGCAGCTTGGTATAAAGATGGAGGAGCTTGAAGGGGTTAAAGAAGTCGTGATACGGTTTGAAAATAAGGAAATTATAATCAGGGAGCCAGTTGTTACTGCAATTGTTGCAATGGGAGAGAAAAGCTACCAGATAGTGGGCAAGGAAGAGGTTAGAGAAGTTGTTAATATCCCAGAAGAGGACATTAAGCTTGTCATGGAGCAAACTGGTGTTGATTACGAAACCGCCAAAAAAGCTTTAGAGGAAACAAAGGGAGATTTGGCAGAGGCTATTCTAAAGCTTCAAGAGACTTAG
- a CDS encoding tetratricopeptide repeat protein translates to MDKLKLYIIGFLVLIIAIAGGIVYKWGFWMLVRIVLSLGFLGLTLMLGFFLVLTLYAESWKYAAYLLVPTALSAYATYLSITWQKLKVVGGIIVLFILGLAFGIWYISEPDLSLADRFRSAEKLEKMGKYKAAARKYEKKGNYLKAAEMYEKLGWMESAAWAYEKAEKYEKAAEIYEQLYEKERDTYYLKEAHEYWKKAGNMERAAKALERYAEEEPWFWEDVAKLYEELGKEEKAKEAWQRALDYYMKEAQEEGVFWEDVGNIARKLGKEELAKEAYQKFLEYCLKEAEEDPMWWKHVAEAYEYLGEKDKAEEARKKYEEYRKKIMKANEETSKFPE, encoded by the coding sequence ATGGACAAGCTAAAGCTTTACATAATAGGATTTTTGGTACTGATAATTGCAATAGCTGGGGGAATAGTTTACAAATGGGGTTTCTGGATGCTTGTCAGGATTGTTCTCAGCTTGGGATTTTTGGGACTGACTCTGATGCTTGGTTTCTTCCTTGTGCTTACTCTATATGCAGAAAGCTGGAAGTATGCAGCTTATCTATTAGTGCCAACAGCTCTCAGTGCCTATGCAACTTATTTGAGCATAACCTGGCAGAAGCTTAAGGTTGTTGGGGGAATAATAGTTTTGTTCATTTTGGGGTTGGCTTTCGGGATATGGTACATAAGCGAGCCTGACTTGAGTTTGGCAGACAGATTCCGCTCTGCAGAGAAGCTTGAAAAAATGGGCAAATACAAAGCAGCTGCCAGAAAGTACGAGAAGAAGGGCAATTACTTAAAGGCTGCTGAAATGTATGAAAAGCTCGGATGGATGGAGAGTGCAGCGTGGGCATACGAGAAAGCTGAGAAATACGAAAAGGCTGCCGAAATTTATGAGCAGCTCTATGAGAAGGAGAGGGACACATACTATCTAAAAGAGGCTCATGAGTATTGGAAGAAAGCTGGAAACATGGAGAGGGCTGCAAAGGCTTTGGAAAGATATGCTGAGGAGGAGCCCTGGTTCTGGGAAGATGTTGCAAAGCTCTATGAGGAACTTGGAAAGGAGGAAAAGGCTAAGGAAGCATGGCAGAGGGCTTTGGACTACTATATGAAGGAAGCTCAAGAAGAGGGAGTGTTCTGGGAAGATGTTGGGAACATAGCAAGAAAGCTTGGAAAAGAAGAACTTGCGAAAGAGGCTTATCAGAAGTTCCTTGAATACTGCTTGAAAGAGGCAGAAGAAGATCCAATGTGGTGGAAGCATGTGGCTGAAGCCTATGAGTATCTTGGTGAGAAAGATAAGGCAGAAGAGGCAAGGAAGAAATATGAGGAATACAGAAAAAAGATAATGAAAGCTAATGAAGAGACATCGAAGTTTCCGGAATGA
- the otg gene encoding methylated-DNA--protein-cysteine methyltransferase produces the protein MISIEKFEIFGREIWIAVFFEEKIDGVTFSLDGCEYLMERINSLKALLERRNVSVNLAEEKSDYPKIVYNVLVGDIENQDALRFLSFRGVTPFEKKVYEVLTKKVKRGSVITYGELAKMLSTSPRAVGNAMKRNPYPIIVPCHRVVLKSGLGDYTPKREYKQFLLEIEGVKGWTS, from the coding sequence ATGATAAGCATTGAGAAGTTTGAAATCTTTGGGCGAGAAATCTGGATCGCTGTATTCTTTGAGGAGAAAATTGATGGAGTAACTTTTTCTTTGGATGGTTGTGAATACCTTATGGAGCGAATAAACTCATTAAAAGCTCTTCTCGAGCGTAGAAATGTTTCAGTAAATTTAGCTGAAGAAAAAAGTGATTATCCAAAGATTGTTTATAACGTGCTGGTTGGTGATATTGAAAACCAAGATGCTCTGAGATTCCTGAGCTTCAGAGGGGTTACCCCCTTTGAAAAGAAAGTTTATGAGGTTTTGACAAAAAAAGTTAAAAGAGGAAGCGTCATAACCTATGGAGAACTCGCTAAAATGCTGTCAACATCTCCAAGGGCTGTAGGGAATGCTATGAAAAGGAATCCCTATCCAATAATCGTTCCATGTCACAGGGTTGTTTTAAAATCAGGATTAGGTGATTATACACCGAAAAGGGAGTACAAGCAGTTTTTACTTGAGATAGAGGGGGTGAAAGGATGGACAAGCTAA
- the hflX gene encoding GTPase HflX, with amino-acid sequence MKAIGVIRHSPRKRINKAEFEELLRSAGYEVLAIVEQVREEHPKYNIGPGKLQEIKKLAEELKPDKVIFANQLTPSQAFNIAKELRVDIIDKWQLVLEIFEKRAHSKEAKLQVELANLRYELPLVREAIRRAKMGEQPGFKGMGEYQIHQYLKHIRYRMGKIRKELERIREDREVKRKRREEVGFIIVALAGYTNAGKSTLLNALAREEIPAKDQMFTTLDTTTRRFKVNQKRVLVTDTVGFIDDLPPFIVEAFHSTLEEITKADIILLVLDVSEPWSEIKRKFLASLKILRELKALDKPIIVVLNKQDLTTNVDVEDKKGAIKELADKRGVVIFDVVSISAKLNRLEELYRALERAILTLPKYKSFEIVVKEKGKVSQVIALINSIGEILDIEYGEATKILAYIQVGMIKSLTKLGVEIKYSPIDLK; translated from the coding sequence ATGAAGGCAATTGGTGTTATTAGACATTCACCAAGAAAAAGGATAAACAAAGCGGAATTTGAGGAGCTTCTGCGTAGTGCGGGTTATGAAGTTCTTGCAATAGTTGAGCAAGTTAGAGAAGAACATCCAAAGTACAATATTGGTCCGGGAAAACTTCAAGAGATCAAAAAGTTGGCAGAAGAGCTTAAACCGGACAAGGTGATCTTTGCAAATCAGCTCACACCATCTCAGGCTTTTAATATTGCAAAAGAGCTCAGGGTGGATATTATAGACAAGTGGCAGCTTGTCCTTGAAATTTTCGAAAAGAGAGCACATTCTAAAGAAGCAAAGCTGCAAGTTGAGCTTGCTAATTTGAGGTATGAGCTGCCTCTCGTTAGAGAGGCAATTAGAAGGGCAAAGATGGGTGAACAGCCGGGTTTTAAAGGTATGGGTGAGTATCAGATTCACCAGTATCTGAAGCACATTCGCTACAGAATGGGTAAAATAAGAAAGGAACTTGAGAGAATCAGGGAGGACAGAGAAGTCAAAAGAAAACGAAGAGAAGAAGTCGGATTCATCATAGTTGCTTTAGCCGGATACACCAATGCTGGAAAATCCACGCTCTTGAATGCTTTGGCGAGAGAAGAAATTCCAGCTAAAGATCAAATGTTTACAACCCTTGACACCACAACAAGGAGATTTAAAGTTAATCAAAAGAGAGTCTTGGTAACAGACACAGTTGGATTTATAGATGATCTGCCGCCTTTTATTGTTGAGGCATTTCACTCAACCCTTGAGGAGATAACGAAAGCTGATATAATTCTTCTTGTTTTGGACGTGAGCGAACCGTGGAGTGAAATTAAAAGGAAGTTTTTGGCTTCTCTTAAAATTCTGAGAGAGCTTAAAGCGTTAGACAAGCCGATAATTGTTGTTCTAAATAAGCAGGACTTAACGACAAATGTTGATGTTGAAGACAAAAAAGGAGCAATTAAAGAGCTTGCAGATAAAAGGGGAGTCGTTATTTTTGATGTTGTCAGCATATCAGCAAAGCTTAATCGGCTGGAAGAGCTTTATAGAGCCTTGGAAAGGGCAATTTTAACCTTGCCTAAGTACAAGTCCTTTGAGATAGTTGTTAAAGAGAAAGGGAAGGTCTCACAGGTCATTGCCTTAATAAATTCAATTGGAGAGATTCTTGATATCGAATATGGGGAAGCTACAAAGATTTTAGCCTACATCCAGGTTGGAATGATTAAGAGTCTGACAAAGCTGGGCGTTGAAATAAAGTATTCGCCGATAGATTTAAAATGA